From Flavobacterium sp. 102, a single genomic window includes:
- a CDS encoding exodeoxyribonuclease III has protein sequence MRIISYNVNGIRAAISKGFLNWLQQANPDIICLQEIKATPEQIPLIDFEISGYPYHYWFPATKKGYSGVAILSKIKPNNVVFGTGIAHMDFEGRNLRVDFDDFSVMSLYLPSGTNFERLDHKFMYMDDFQNYVDELKKEIPNLIICGDYNICHEAIDIHDPIRNKTVSGFLPEERAWLDKFMKSGFIDTFRFFNKEPDHYSWWSYRANARANNKGWRIDYCLASEPMKDRLKRAVILPEAKHSDHCPVLVEID, from the coding sequence ATGAGAATTATTTCTTATAACGTAAACGGCATTCGTGCAGCTATTTCAAAAGGATTTTTGAACTGGTTGCAACAAGCCAATCCCGACATCATTTGTCTGCAAGAAATAAAAGCAACACCGGAACAAATTCCGTTAATAGATTTTGAAATTTCAGGATATCCTTATCACTACTGGTTTCCTGCGACTAAAAAAGGCTATAGCGGTGTGGCCATTTTATCTAAAATAAAACCGAATAATGTCGTTTTCGGCACCGGTATAGCGCACATGGATTTTGAAGGTAGAAACCTTCGTGTTGATTTTGATGATTTTTCGGTGATGAGTTTGTATTTGCCTTCCGGCACCAATTTCGAAAGATTGGATCACAAATTCATGTACATGGATGACTTCCAAAATTATGTAGACGAATTAAAAAAGGAGATTCCGAATTTGATTATTTGTGGCGATTACAATATTTGTCACGAAGCGATTGATATTCATGACCCAATTCGCAACAAAACCGTTTCCGGATTTTTACCGGAAGAACGTGCTTGGTTAGACAAATTTATGAAAAGTGGATTTATAGACACCTTCAGATTTTTCAATAAAGAACCTGATCATTACAGTTGGTGGAGTTATCGTGCCAATGCCAGAGCCAATAACAAAGGATGGAGAATTGATTATTGTTTGGCTAGCGAACCGATGAAAGACAGGTTAAAAAGAGCCGTGATATTGCCCGAAGCCAAGCATTCAGACCATTGTCCGGTTTTAGTAGAAATTGATTAA
- a CDS encoding murein L,D-transpeptidase catalytic domain-containing protein produces MTTSNHIKSNLTNERLKKQVDSIKAFVSKNTQYNQEVAFFIDMKINSGKNRFFIYNLKESTIVDQGLVAHGSGSETGIEGQLKFSNVPDSNTTSLGKYSIGHHYVGKFGKAYKLYGLDKTNSKAFDRYIVLHYYSKVPYEQSLEPICNSLGCPMVNEKFFNRLEKILDGSEKKVLLSIYY; encoded by the coding sequence ATGACTACATCAAATCATATTAAAAGTAACCTCACTAATGAAAGATTGAAAAAACAAGTTGACAGCATCAAGGCTTTTGTTTCAAAAAACACTCAGTACAATCAGGAAGTTGCCTTCTTTATCGACATGAAAATTAATTCGGGAAAAAATCGCTTTTTTATTTATAATTTAAAAGAAAGCACGATTGTAGACCAAGGTTTGGTTGCGCATGGTTCAGGTTCAGAAACCGGAATCGAAGGTCAACTGAAATTTAGTAATGTTCCCGATTCAAATACTACTTCTTTAGGTAAATATTCCATTGGACATCATTATGTTGGAAAGTTCGGGAAGGCTTATAAATTATATGGTTTAGACAAAACCAACAGCAAGGCTTTTGACCGTTATATCGTCTTACATTACTACAGTAAAGTGCCTTATGAACAATCTTTGGAACCTATTTGTAATAGTTTAGGTTGTCCAATGGTGAATGAAAAATTCTTCAACCGACTTGAAAAAATATTGGATGGTTCAGAGAAGAAAGTTCTTTTGAGCATATATTATTAA
- a CDS encoding NADP(H)-dependent aldo-keto reductase, with product MNYTTLPNTDIKVSKICLGTMTFGEQNSESDAHAQLDYAVEKGINFIDTAEMYPIAARQATLGLTEKYIGTWLKKSGKRDDLVIATKIAGPNRGMEYIRKPLNFSKQNIHEAVDLSLKNLQTDYIDLYQMHWPERVMNMFGQRGLSKIDTQWQDNLFGVLSVYDGLIKEGKIKHIGVSNENPYGVMKFISESEKHNLPRIATIQNPYSLLNRLFEVGLSEICLRENVGLMAYSPLGFSFLTGKHLNGIQPDSRLGLFPQFSRYSNENCHKATKLYQELAQDNGLTLTQMALAFVNQQDFVMSTIIGATTMEQLQENIASFEVQLSPEVVAGINKIQAVIPDPAP from the coding sequence ATGAATTACACTACATTACCGAATACCGATATAAAAGTCAGCAAAATATGTTTAGGAACGATGACTTTTGGCGAGCAAAACAGTGAAAGCGATGCTCATGCTCAATTGGATTATGCTGTCGAAAAAGGCATTAATTTTATAGACACAGCCGAAATGTATCCGATTGCAGCTCGTCAAGCGACTCTTGGTTTAACAGAAAAATATATTGGCACTTGGTTAAAGAAATCAGGAAAGCGTGATGATTTGGTTATAGCCACCAAAATTGCCGGACCGAATCGTGGGATGGAATACATTCGAAAACCATTGAATTTTTCCAAGCAAAATATTCACGAGGCGGTAGACTTGAGTTTAAAAAATCTGCAAACGGATTATATCGATTTGTATCAAATGCACTGGCCGGAGCGTGTGATGAACATGTTTGGTCAACGCGGTCTTTCAAAAATTGACACTCAATGGCAAGATAATTTATTTGGAGTTTTGAGTGTTTATGATGGTTTAATCAAAGAAGGGAAAATCAAACACATTGGTGTTTCTAATGAAAATCCGTATGGTGTCATGAAGTTTATAAGTGAAAGCGAAAAACACAACTTACCAAGAATCGCTACCATTCAAAACCCTTATTCATTGTTGAATCGGTTGTTTGAAGTGGGTTTGTCTGAAATTTGTTTGCGTGAAAATGTAGGTTTGATGGCTTACTCGCCATTGGGATTTAGCTTTTTAACCGGTAAGCATTTGAACGGGATTCAACCGGATTCCAGATTAGGTTTGTTTCCTCAATTCAGTCGGTATTCTAATGAAAATTGTCACAAAGCAACGAAGCTTTATCAAGAATTAGCGCAAGACAACGGATTAACTTTGACCCAAATGGCTTTGGCTTTTGTGAACCAACAGGATTTTGTGATGTCAACAATTATTGGTGCTACAACAATGGAACAACTTCAGGAGAATATTGCTTCTTTTGAAGTACAATTATCTCCTGAAGTTGTTGCCGGTATAAACAAAATTCAAGCGGTAATTCCTGATCCGGCGCCTTGA
- a CDS encoding OmpA family protein — MKRLVLLAFLVSAVGFAQNLKETVLFDYDKFFLTDNAKSKLEAVVSKLEVSQLKSVELNGNTDADGHSKYNITLSKNRANEVLNYLVSQGIPGEKIQLKFDGENKPVAENANETGKQQNRRVEITFVFTEKEYTNTIFNQFEKESQFFTGKSNEVITITGKEGTKITIPKNSLKKANGKFAIGKIDIELQEFYKKSDAVAANLHTMSNGIMLESGGMVYIKATSKGDELQLKKGAEITLEFASKDNPNDMQTFYGYPKEDKTVDWNTNDNFVTTEEENWSTYAVFYSDGRTQRDTVYGESPKKKSFNRATTDTEKVKAISTTILTSTKLGWINCDRFYEIKDKTDLLVDIDLKYKPEIRLVFKDINSIMSGYIDKNNKLILGGIPVGRKATLMAFSCVENEVYFATKEIVIDKDATIGLELKKTSVAEFKTVLQQLN, encoded by the coding sequence ATGAAAAGACTAGTCTTATTAGCCTTCTTGGTTTCTGCCGTTGGCTTTGCGCAAAACCTCAAAGAAACCGTACTTTTTGATTATGATAAATTCTTTTTAACCGATAATGCAAAGTCAAAATTGGAAGCTGTCGTTTCAAAACTGGAGGTCAGCCAATTAAAATCGGTTGAGCTAAACGGCAATACTGATGCTGATGGTCATTCGAAATACAATATCACTTTGTCGAAAAACAGAGCGAATGAAGTCTTGAATTATTTGGTATCCCAAGGTATTCCTGGGGAAAAAATCCAATTAAAATTTGACGGAGAAAACAAACCTGTAGCCGAAAATGCAAACGAAACCGGCAAACAGCAAAACCGAAGAGTGGAAATCACTTTTGTCTTCACTGAAAAAGAATACACCAATACTATTTTTAACCAATTCGAAAAGGAAAGTCAATTTTTCACAGGAAAATCGAACGAAGTCATTACGATTACCGGTAAAGAAGGTACAAAAATTACCATTCCTAAAAATTCATTAAAAAAAGCCAACGGGAAATTTGCCATTGGTAAAATCGATATTGAGCTTCAAGAATTTTACAAAAAATCGGATGCTGTAGCGGCAAATTTACATACAATGTCAAACGGTATAATGCTCGAAAGTGGCGGAATGGTTTACATCAAAGCTACTTCCAAAGGCGATGAATTGCAACTTAAAAAAGGTGCTGAAATAACCCTTGAGTTTGCTTCTAAAGACAATCCGAATGACATGCAAACATTTTATGGTTACCCCAAAGAGGACAAGACAGTTGATTGGAATACAAACGATAACTTTGTAACAACAGAAGAAGAAAATTGGTCAACTTATGCTGTTTTCTATTCGGATGGCAGAACTCAAAGAGATACTGTATATGGAGAAAGCCCTAAAAAAAAATCTTTTAATAGAGCCACAACCGACACAGAAAAAGTAAAAGCGATAAGCACAACCATTTTAACCTCAACAAAATTAGGCTGGATCAACTGCGATCGTTTCTATGAAATAAAAGACAAAACCGATTTATTGGTCGACATCGATTTAAAATACAAACCCGAAATCAGATTGGTTTTTAAAGACATTAATTCTATCATGTCGGGTTACATCGATAAAAACAACAAACTAATTTTAGGTGGAATTCCCGTTGGCAGAAAAGCCACACTCATGGCTTTTAGTTGTGTAGAAAACGAAGTGTATTTTGCCACCAAAGAAATTGTAATTGATAAAGATGCTACTATTGGTTTAGAACTCAAAAAGACATCTGTAGCAGAATTTAAAACTGTATTACAACAACTCAATTAA
- a CDS encoding T9SS type A sorting domain-containing protein → MKKFYYFLLASFLFLEANSQTIPAGENISLDQQLSNINQTSVTSGIIYERVIQIANIYNFNSTTNFNTANFNYFQQALDEMNRASNGTKFTTLDNFKNLIATTTAENQVDLSILNTQYHILNYNEDNPSQGGLTFNTSTNKFVQISGKVPFYMLNTSIIAPTKDYVSGTSVIYKIRNDLYFKNGTKNIKTLVANFGDGINRTLISSQLLTNQNITVNYTSSGEKISTFTITYSDNTTLTTYGKIFFQFVDSTSRDATAGCFATDPYKQDFQLQADIPFTGYVAGDPTIKAKIDYRVFYGNTNTDKKIRKPIIIIDGFDPGDKRKIEDCDCENIPDCAARNTTNGVFDSEKHRAMVDLMEYYNGPSKKLLLPELRLLGYDVIMVNHPKYTTTNLQNGQTVSIDGGAYYIESNAMALVKLLIQTKQLLINNGSTNNIAVIGPSMGGQISRYALAYMEKNNIPHNTYLWVSIDSPHLGANIPLGDQALLNLVKNSSHEAKAFYEKDLSSPAAQQQLIEFHREGSSYHLVNQNFLNAQTTSQGMPNNRGNSFFQRHYNNQFSNGLTNSNGWPMNLRKISLVNGSLSGSKETITSNGQPFYNFANDNEKVLNLRGFQRVNISSPFGSITFRIHIASLEANFLPTSGSADSKIARFKKLFNDRTTKAPNYNPRGNMDNVPGGHFGAQSEIANPTQNTNPVPGTYPLTNWSLNNLSINNFIYSISQMLGGSEWYLHEFNPIHSFIPSFSALGHLQPNQNWANPLNTNLKCPTNNLTPFDSYFGLSKNTQHTSFTKESVNWLLKELAGQPQVPYFPVEPNTLVGLDKICLNTTTTYSFTNPCAVPSAVINWSISPNLELISQSDYNIVVKGTENGQGTITAVFQNGQILNKTIWVGSPTFNEIVYGTANTIQTLCLSPGGDYSYSIPELNDSNKIKAVFGGLTSSEINTNSNWEWAPLNNLIMLTGTKDSREICPMGTGQTGLRFRAKNACGWSEWVEFPFEIVELPFYHKQGQSVYKIYPNPSKDIVNIDLRTKEIQPENGAIISGELFDVLGISKSKVEIKENKATFSVNGLIKGIYILKIYINDQIESHQIAVE, encoded by the coding sequence ATGAAAAAATTCTATTATTTTCTGCTAGCTTCATTTCTATTTCTTGAAGCTAATTCTCAAACTATTCCTGCCGGAGAAAACATAAGTTTAGACCAGCAACTGTCGAACATCAATCAAACTAGTGTAACTAGTGGTATCATTTACGAAAGAGTTATACAAATAGCTAATATTTATAACTTTAATTCTACAACAAACTTTAATACTGCAAACTTTAATTATTTCCAACAAGCGCTTGATGAAATGAATCGCGCAAGTAATGGCACAAAATTCACGACACTCGATAATTTCAAAAATCTAATTGCCACAACTACTGCCGAAAATCAAGTTGATTTATCCATATTGAATACTCAGTATCACATCTTGAATTATAATGAAGACAATCCTAGTCAAGGAGGTTTAACATTCAATACTTCAACAAACAAATTTGTCCAAATTAGTGGTAAGGTTCCTTTTTACATGCTAAACACCAGTATTATAGCGCCAACCAAAGATTATGTTTCCGGTACCTCTGTAATTTATAAAATCAGGAATGATTTATACTTCAAGAATGGAACTAAAAACATCAAAACTTTAGTGGCTAATTTTGGTGATGGCATAAATAGAACTTTAATTAGCTCTCAACTACTAACCAATCAAAACATAACGGTGAACTACACGAGTAGTGGTGAAAAAATAAGCACGTTCACTATTACCTATTCTGATAATACGACTCTCACAACATATGGTAAAATTTTCTTTCAATTTGTTGATAGTACTTCAAGAGATGCCACGGCAGGCTGTTTCGCCACTGATCCTTACAAACAAGACTTTCAATTACAAGCTGATATTCCATTTACCGGTTATGTTGCCGGAGATCCAACAATAAAGGCAAAGATTGATTATCGTGTATTTTATGGCAATACCAATACGGATAAAAAAATAAGAAAACCAATAATCATTATTGATGGTTTTGATCCCGGAGACAAACGCAAGATTGAAGACTGTGATTGTGAAAATATTCCCGATTGTGCTGCAAGAAACACTACCAATGGTGTATTTGATTCAGAGAAACATAGAGCTATGGTTGATTTAATGGAGTATTATAACGGCCCATCTAAAAAGCTCCTACTCCCTGAGTTACGCCTTTTAGGATATGACGTAATCATGGTCAATCACCCAAAATACACTACAACCAATTTACAAAATGGTCAAACAGTTTCAATTGATGGTGGAGCCTACTATATAGAAAGCAATGCAATGGCATTAGTAAAACTATTAATTCAAACAAAACAATTATTAATCAATAATGGTAGCACTAACAATATTGCTGTTATTGGTCCTAGCATGGGAGGACAAATTTCAAGATATGCATTAGCATATATGGAGAAAAACAATATCCCCCACAACACTTATTTATGGGTAAGCATTGACAGCCCACATCTTGGAGCTAACATACCTTTAGGAGATCAAGCATTATTAAATTTAGTAAAAAACAGTAGTCACGAAGCTAAAGCTTTTTATGAAAAAGATTTGTCTTCACCGGCAGCACAGCAACAATTAATCGAATTCCACAGAGAAGGATCAAGCTATCATCTGGTAAATCAGAATTTTTTAAATGCGCAAACAACTTCTCAAGGAATGCCTAACAACAGAGGGAATTCATTTTTTCAAAGACATTATAACAATCAATTTTCAAACGGTCTCACTAATTCAAATGGTTGGCCAATGAATTTGAGAAAAATATCTTTGGTTAATGGATCGCTTTCAGGATCTAAAGAAACTATCACATCTAACGGACAACCATTTTATAATTTTGCCAATGATAATGAAAAGGTTTTAAACTTAAGAGGCTTTCAAAGAGTTAACATAAGTTCGCCATTTGGTTCAATAACTTTCAGAATTCATATTGCTTCCTTGGAAGCTAACTTTCTTCCAACAAGCGGTAGCGCAGATTCAAAAATAGCAAGATTCAAAAAGCTATTTAATGATAGAACTACAAAAGCACCAAATTATAACCCAAGAGGCAATATGGATAACGTTCCTGGAGGACATTTTGGTGCTCAAAGTGAAATTGCTAATCCGACTCAGAATACAAATCCGGTCCCGGGAACTTATCCGTTGACTAATTGGTCTTTAAACAATTTATCCATCAACAATTTTATTTATAGTATCAGCCAAATGTTAGGAGGATCAGAATGGTATTTACACGAATTTAATCCAATCCATTCTTTTATACCTTCTTTTTCAGCTCTGGGTCATTTACAACCTAATCAAAATTGGGCGAACCCTTTGAATACAAACTTAAAATGTCCGACAAATAACCTAACCCCTTTTGATAGTTATTTTGGTTTAAGCAAAAATACCCAACATACCTCATTTACAAAAGAAAGTGTCAATTGGCTTCTTAAAGAATTAGCGGGTCAACCTCAAGTGCCGTATTTCCCAGTAGAGCCCAATACATTGGTTGGTTTGGACAAAATTTGTTTAAATACCACCACTACCTATAGTTTTACAAATCCTTGCGCTGTTCCGAGTGCAGTAATTAATTGGTCGATTAGTCCAAATTTAGAATTGATTAGCCAATCAGATTATAATATTGTTGTCAAAGGGACGGAGAACGGTCAAGGTACCATAACCGCTGTTTTTCAAAATGGACAAATCTTAAACAAAACAATTTGGGTTGGATCTCCAACATTCAATGAAATTGTCTATGGAACTGCCAATACCATTCAAACTCTTTGCTTAAGTCCCGGAGGCGACTACAGTTATTCAATTCCTGAATTAAACGATTCTAACAAGATTAAAGCTGTATTTGGGGGCTTAACCTCCTCGGAAATTAACACCAATTCAAATTGGGAATGGGCTCCCTTAAACAATTTAATAATGCTTACCGGAACCAAAGACTCCCGCGAAATTTGTCCTATGGGCACTGGCCAAACCGGTTTAAGATTCCGAGCAAAAAATGCTTGTGGTTGGAGCGAATGGGTTGAATTTCCTTTTGAAATCGTTGAACTTCCTTTTTATCATAAACAAGGTCAATCCGTTTACAAGATTTATCCAAATCCCTCAAAAGATATTGTAAATATCGATTTAAGAACCAAAGAGATCCAACCAGAAAATGGAGCGATAATTTCGGGGGAATTGTTTGACGTTTTAGGGATTTCAAAATCAAAAGTTGAAATCAAAGAAAATAAAGCAACCTTTTCTGTTAATGGGCTGATTAAAGGCATTTACATTTTAAAAATTTATATAAATGATCAAATAGAAAGCCATCAAATAGCAGTTGAATAA
- a CDS encoding OmpA family protein: MIKKIVLGVAALTLMSSCVSKKIYNDLENKYTDLKKENRSLADEVDELHKANAEFDSVNKSLTAELTKLKADRDKLQADCTATANNLKTLQESYSALEKNSNDALETNMSKNRELLAQLEAKEKALAAEQDRLNKLRDELASSTQRLNELESMIAAKDASMRKLKETLSKALNAFEGKGLTVEQKNGKVYVSMENKLLFQTGSWAVGSEGRRAVVEVGKVLAQNPDITVLIEGHTDNDKILGSIGGGIESNWDLSTKRATAIVNILGENTGIQKKNLTAAGRGEYAPIMTNDSPEGKAKNRRIEIILTPKLDEISKMLNEF, translated from the coding sequence ATGATAAAAAAAATAGTTTTAGGAGTAGCCGCATTGACTTTGATGTCTTCCTGTGTTTCCAAAAAAATCTACAATGATTTAGAGAACAAATACACCGATTTAAAGAAAGAGAATCGTTCATTAGCGGATGAAGTAGATGAATTGCACAAAGCAAATGCGGAGTTTGATTCGGTAAACAAATCGTTGACCGCAGAGTTGACAAAGCTCAAAGCCGATAGAGATAAATTGCAAGCAGATTGTACAGCGACTGCTAATAATTTAAAGACTTTGCAAGAATCTTATTCAGCGTTGGAGAAAAACAGTAATGATGCTTTGGAAACCAATATGAGCAAAAACCGTGAATTGTTAGCGCAATTGGAAGCCAAAGAAAAAGCGCTGGCTGCCGAGCAAGACCGTTTGAATAAATTGAGAGACGAATTGGCTTCCAGCACGCAACGCTTAAACGAATTGGAAAGCATGATTGCCGCCAAAGACGCCAGTATGAGAAAACTAAAGGAAACTTTGTCGAAAGCCTTGAATGCTTTTGAAGGTAAAGGTTTGACGGTGGAACAGAAAAACGGAAAGGTTTATGTTTCGATGGAAAACAAATTGTTGTTCCAAACCGGAAGTTGGGCTGTAGGTTCAGAAGGTAGAAGAGCAGTAGTTGAAGTGGGTAAAGTATTGGCACAAAATCCTGATATCACCGTGTTGATTGAAGGTCATACCGATAATGATAAAATCCTTGGAAGCATTGGTGGCGGAATCGAAAGCAATTGGGATTTATCGACTAAAAGAGCTACAGCGATAGTGAATATTTTAGGTGAAAATACCGGAATTCAGAAGAAGAATTTAACTGCTGCCGGTCGTGGTGAATATGCACCGATTATGACAAATGATTCACCGGAAGGTAAAGCCAAAAACAGAAGAATAGAAATTATTTTGACACCAAAATTGGATGAGATTTCCAAAATGTTGAATGAGTTTTAA
- a CDS encoding sorbosone dehydrogenase family protein — protein MKKLFLFFFGLLTICSFAQTIGLQSFATGFSSPVEIAHPANDARLFVVQQGGLIRIINANGTVNATPFINLSTIINSSGFEQGLLGLAFHPNYATNGYFYVNYTRASDGATVIARYTVSTDPNIADASSGTVLLTISQPFGNHNGGSVKFGSDGYLYIGTGDGGSGGDPGNRSQNINENLGKMLRIDVDSASPYGIPPTNPYVGIAGNDEIWAIGLRNPWKFSFNRLNGDLWIADVGQNAIEEVNKTASPLPNTALNYGWRCYEGNVAYNNSGSCPTYANTVAPISVYTHGSTGRCSITGGYFYTGATYPNFANKYFFADYCTAEIGWIDALGNLTWAYNAPSTITTFGEDIDGELYVANGGTIYKLIDTSLDTDTFTQNNIRLYPNPAKTDLFLKNDSTIGLKSVKIIDLSGKTILSQDLIDSEINSINISSIAKGMYLVEVKSLNGNYFQSKLVVE, from the coding sequence ATGAAAAAGCTATTCCTTTTCTTTTTTGGTCTTCTGACCATTTGTTCTTTCGCCCAAACTATAGGGCTTCAAAGTTTTGCCACAGGGTTTTCTTCACCGGTTGAAATCGCTCATCCGGCCAATGATGCTCGATTGTTTGTGGTGCAACAAGGCGGTTTAATCCGAATTATAAATGCCAATGGAACGGTTAATGCAACGCCCTTTATCAATCTATCCACTATAATAAACAGTAGCGGTTTCGAGCAAGGTTTATTAGGTTTAGCCTTTCATCCCAATTATGCTACTAATGGTTACTTTTATGTGAATTATACTCGTGCCAGTGATGGCGCTACCGTAATTGCTCGTTATACGGTTTCAACTGATCCAAACATAGCGGATGCTTCCAGTGGAACAGTTTTATTGACCATATCGCAACCATTCGGCAATCACAATGGTGGTTCTGTAAAATTTGGTTCCGACGGTTATTTATATATAGGAACGGGTGACGGCGGTAGTGGTGGCGATCCGGGAAATAGATCACAAAACATCAATGAAAATTTAGGGAAAATGTTGCGAATCGATGTCGATTCGGCTTCTCCTTATGGAATTCCGCCAACCAATCCTTATGTTGGTATTGCCGGTAACGATGAAATTTGGGCAATAGGTTTGCGCAATCCCTGGAAGTTTTCTTTTAACCGTTTGAATGGTGATTTATGGATTGCAGATGTAGGACAAAATGCCATAGAAGAAGTTAATAAAACCGCTTCACCTTTACCCAATACGGCTTTAAATTATGGATGGCGTTGTTATGAAGGCAACGTTGCATACAACAATTCAGGAAGCTGTCCGACTTATGCCAATACCGTAGCACCTATTTCAGTTTACACACATGGTTCAACCGGCAGGTGTTCGATAACCGGTGGTTATTTTTATACCGGAGCTACTTATCCGAATTTTGCCAATAAATATTTCTTTGCTGATTATTGTACTGCAGAAATAGGATGGATTGATGCTTTGGGCAACCTCACTTGGGCTTACAATGCTCCAAGTACCATTACCACTTTTGGAGAAGACATAGACGGAGAATTATATGTCGCGAATGGTGGTACCATTTACAAATTGATTGATACTTCATTAGACACGGATACCTTTACTCAAAATAATATTCGCCTTTATCCTAATCCTGCTAAAACAGATTTGTTTCTGAAAAATGATAGTACTATCGGACTAAAATCAGTAAAAATAATCGATTTATCAGGCAAAACCATTTTAAGTCAAGATCTTATTGACAGCGAAATCAATTCCATAAATATTTCAAGTATAGCCAAAGGAATGTATTTAGTGGAAGTAAAAAGTCTAAATGGAAACTATTTTCAATCTAAATTGGTAGTCGAATAA
- a CDS encoding helix-turn-helix domain-containing protein, with the protein MEIGIKIKRLRERAKISQMELSTVLGISQTKLCNIESNEDKSIDFILMNKVCHYFKVGFNYFLEEISEFEDQKKNGLSNSDWQNNFPERIIEQINALIVDNKVKEKQIEELLAKIAELQSKK; encoded by the coding sequence ATGGAAATTGGAATTAAGATTAAGCGGTTAAGAGAACGTGCCAAAATTTCTCAAATGGAGCTTTCAACGGTTTTGGGGATTTCACAAACTAAACTTTGTAATATTGAAAGCAATGAAGATAAATCGATTGATTTTATCTTGATGAATAAAGTTTGCCACTATTTCAAGGTAGGATTCAATTATTTTTTGGAAGAGATATCAGAGTTTGAGGATCAAAAGAAAAATGGATTATCGAATAGTGATTGGCAAAACAATTTTCCGGAACGTATAATTGAGCAAATTAATGCTTTGATAGTGGACAATAAAGTAAAGGAAAAACAAATTGAAGAATTGTTGGCGAAAATTGCTGAATTGCAAAGCAAAAAATGA